The Nocardioides sp. S5 genome includes a window with the following:
- a CDS encoding amidase yields MDRVHAFSADDALTDLDATGLVAALRDGLVSVPEVVEAAIVRTQQVDAALGAVAYAAYDRAREEARHPRGGFFAGVPTFVKDNVDVAGMPTQHGSDAFTAEPQRADGDFARMYLATGLIPLGKTQLSEFGFSGAADHVRLGPVRSPWNPDHYAGASSAGSAALVAAGAVPIAHANDGGGSIRIPASVNGLVGLKPTRGRLAQDRMMRDMPVRIVSDGVLTRSVRDTAAFYREAEKVWRNPLLAPVGDVTRPSRARLRVAVVTQGIGRDCSPEVRDLTLRTAELLQSLGHHVEEVDNPVPDSFPEHFVRFWSMLALVIARRGRKDFGPTFDPSRLDNLTLGLARHAARNLHKQPFSIAVLRSSQRLAARHRAAYDITLTPTLATETPRVGHLRPDQDYDEIMGRLMDWVAFTPLQNATGEPAVSLPLATTSAGLPQGMMLGAGAGREARLLGLAYELEVAVGWPRIQAGQGRSGADFSS; encoded by the coding sequence ATGGACCGCGTGCACGCCTTCTCCGCCGACGACGCCCTGACCGACCTCGACGCCACCGGGCTGGTGGCGGCGCTCCGCGACGGGCTGGTCTCGGTGCCCGAGGTGGTGGAGGCGGCCATCGTCCGCACGCAGCAGGTCGACGCCGCGCTCGGCGCGGTGGCGTACGCCGCCTACGACCGCGCGCGCGAGGAGGCCCGCCACCCGCGGGGCGGCTTCTTCGCGGGGGTGCCGACCTTCGTCAAGGACAACGTCGACGTGGCCGGGATGCCCACCCAGCACGGCAGCGACGCGTTCACCGCCGAGCCGCAACGTGCCGACGGCGACTTCGCCCGGATGTACCTCGCCACCGGCCTCATCCCGCTCGGCAAGACCCAGCTCTCGGAGTTCGGCTTCTCCGGCGCCGCCGACCACGTACGCCTCGGGCCGGTGCGCTCGCCGTGGAACCCCGACCACTACGCCGGCGCGTCGTCCGCCGGGTCGGCCGCGCTGGTCGCCGCCGGTGCGGTGCCGATCGCCCACGCCAACGACGGCGGCGGGTCGATCCGCATCCCGGCTTCCGTCAACGGCCTCGTCGGCCTCAAGCCGACGCGCGGGCGGCTCGCGCAGGACCGGATGATGCGCGACATGCCCGTGCGCATCGTCTCCGACGGCGTGCTGACCCGCAGCGTGCGCGACACGGCCGCGTTCTACCGCGAGGCCGAGAAGGTCTGGCGCAACCCGCTCCTGGCGCCGGTCGGCGACGTCACCCGGCCGAGCCGGGCCCGGCTGCGGGTCGCGGTGGTGACCCAGGGCATCGGCCGCGACTGCAGCCCGGAGGTCCGCGATCTCACCCTGCGCACGGCCGAGCTGCTGCAGTCCCTGGGGCACCACGTCGAGGAGGTCGACAACCCCGTCCCGGACAGCTTCCCCGAGCACTTCGTCCGGTTCTGGTCGATGCTCGCGCTGGTGATCGCCCGGCGGGGCAGGAAGGACTTCGGCCCCACGTTCGACCCGAGCCGCCTCGACAACCTCACCCTCGGCCTGGCCCGCCACGCCGCGCGCAACCTGCACAAGCAGCCGTTCTCGATCGCGGTGCTGCGCAGCTCGCAGCGCCTCGCTGCGCGCCACCGGGCGGCGTACGACATCACCCTCACGCCGACGCTGGCCACCGAGACGCCGCGCGTCGGGCACCTGCGCCCCGACCAGGACTACGACGAGATCATGGGCCGGCTGATGGACTGGGTCGCCTTCACGCCGCTGCAGAACGCGACCGGCGAGCCGGCCGTCTCACTGCCTCTCGCGACCACCTCGGCGGGCCTGCCGCAGGGCATGATGCTGGGTGCCGGAGCGGGCCGCGAAGCCCGCCTCCTGGGCCTGGCCTACGAGCTCGAGGTGGCCGTCGGATGGCCCCGGATCCAGGCGGGACAAGGCCGTTCGGGAGCCGATTTCTCATCGTGA
- the rpmG gene encoding 50S ribosomal protein L33: MASKSSDVRPKITLACTECKERNYITKKNRRNDPDRIELKKFCPRCRAHTAHRETR; the protein is encoded by the coding sequence ATGGCCAGCAAGAGCTCTGACGTTCGCCCCAAGATCACGCTCGCGTGCACGGAGTGCAAGGAGCGCAACTACATCACCAAGAAGAACCGTCGCAACGATCCCGACCGGATCGAGCTGAAGAAGTTCTGCCCGCGCTGCCGCGCGCACACCGCGCACCGCGAGACCCGCTGA
- a CDS encoding MaoC family dehydratase N-terminal domain-containing protein: protein MPVDPSLVGREFPAPAPLTVTPERVSAFAAAVGHPGDAGTVVPPTFPIVLAFDAMQAFLDAEQIDLHRIVHGEQRFAYARPLVPGDELTATLTVTGLRQIGGADIIATASEIADATGAVVCTGRATLVHSAGGAA from the coding sequence ATGCCCGTCGACCCCTCCCTGGTGGGGCGCGAGTTCCCCGCGCCGGCCCCCCTCACCGTGACCCCCGAGCGCGTGAGCGCCTTCGCCGCAGCCGTGGGACACCCCGGCGACGCCGGCACCGTGGTCCCGCCGACCTTCCCGATCGTGCTCGCCTTCGACGCCATGCAGGCCTTCCTCGACGCCGAGCAGATCGACCTGCACCGCATCGTCCACGGCGAGCAGCGCTTCGCCTACGCCCGCCCGCTGGTGCCGGGCGACGAGCTGACCGCCACGCTCACCGTGACCGGGCTGCGCCAGATCGGGGGCGCCGACATCATCGCCACCGCCAGCGAGATCGCCGACGCCACGGGTGCGGTCGTCTGCACCGGCAGGGCCACGCTCGTCCACTCCGCCGGAGGTGCCGCATGA
- a CDS encoding MaoC/PaaZ C-terminal domain-containing protein has translation MNPGDGLPAKTFTITRADLVAYAEASGDHNPIHQDEDVARSVGLPGVIAHGMYTLALVGRAVAEWTGGAEVVDLGAKFTSPVVVPAEGGADVVVAGTVKSVADGLVTLALEVTCGGQKVLGMPKAVVREATTRA, from the coding sequence ATGAATCCCGGCGACGGCCTCCCGGCGAAGACCTTCACGATCACCCGCGCCGACCTGGTCGCCTACGCGGAGGCCAGCGGCGACCACAACCCGATCCACCAGGACGAGGACGTGGCGCGCAGCGTCGGCCTGCCCGGCGTCATCGCCCACGGGATGTACACGCTCGCCCTGGTCGGTCGCGCGGTCGCGGAGTGGACCGGTGGTGCGGAGGTCGTGGACCTCGGCGCGAAGTTCACCAGCCCCGTCGTCGTGCCCGCCGAGGGCGGCGCGGACGTCGTGGTCGCCGGCACCGTGAAGTCGGTCGCCGACGGACTGGTCACCCTCGCCCTCGAGGTCACCTGCGGGGGCCAGAAGGTGCTGGGCATGCCGAAGGCCGTGGTGCGCGAGGCCACGACCCGTGCCTGA
- a CDS encoding UDP-N-acetylmuramate dehydrogenase: MPDLRDHTTLRLGGPGRSWVRATTEAELVSAVADADAAGTPVLVLAGGSNLVVGDDGFDGLVVQVATTGVHAAPDDPDAGPQCGGVELRVAAGEDWDALVALAVARGWSGIEALSGIPGAVGSTPIQNVGAYGQDVSQTVSRVRTWDRVQRTQRTFAAGDCGFGYRHSRFKADPGRYLVLEVTFQLRVGALAAPVAYAELARHLGVEVGERAPLADVRAAVLALRSGKGMVLDDADHDTWSAGSFFTNPFLTPEQAAALPEAAPRWEQPDGTVKSSAAWLIEHAGFGKGHVSAAAGERVALSTKHTLALTNRGGATTEELLTLAREVRDGVEARFGVRLVNEPVTVGCAL, encoded by the coding sequence GTGCCTGACCTGCGCGACCACACGACGTTGCGCCTCGGCGGCCCCGGCCGCTCGTGGGTGCGCGCGACCACCGAGGCCGAGCTCGTCAGCGCCGTCGCGGACGCCGACGCGGCCGGGACCCCGGTCCTCGTACTGGCGGGCGGCTCGAACCTCGTCGTCGGCGACGACGGCTTCGACGGCCTCGTCGTCCAGGTCGCGACGACCGGCGTGCACGCCGCGCCCGACGACCCCGACGCGGGTCCGCAGTGCGGAGGTGTCGAGCTCAGGGTCGCCGCGGGCGAGGACTGGGACGCGCTCGTCGCCCTTGCCGTCGCGCGCGGCTGGTCCGGCATCGAGGCGCTGTCCGGCATCCCGGGAGCGGTGGGCTCGACGCCGATCCAGAACGTCGGCGCCTACGGCCAAGACGTCTCCCAGACCGTCTCCCGGGTCCGCACCTGGGACCGCGTCCAGCGCACCCAGCGCACCTTCGCCGCGGGAGACTGCGGCTTCGGCTACCGCCACAGCCGCTTCAAGGCCGACCCGGGCCGCTACCTCGTCCTCGAGGTGACGTTCCAGCTGCGCGTCGGCGCGCTGGCCGCGCCCGTGGCGTACGCCGAGCTCGCGCGTCACCTCGGCGTCGAGGTCGGCGAGCGGGCCCCGCTGGCCGACGTACGTGCCGCCGTGCTTGCCCTGCGGTCCGGCAAGGGCATGGTGCTCGACGACGCTGACCACGACACGTGGAGCGCCGGGTCGTTCTTCACCAACCCGTTCCTCACCCCTGAGCAGGCCGCCGCGCTGCCGGAGGCCGCGCCCCGCTGGGAGCAGCCCGACGGCACGGTGAAGTCGAGCGCGGCCTGGCTCATCGAGCACGCCGGCTTCGGCAAGGGCCACGTCAGCGCGGCCGCGGGGGAGCGGGTGGCGCTGTCCACCAAGCACACCCTCGCCCTCACCAACCGAGGTGGCGCCACCACCGAGGAGCTGCTCACCCTCGCCCGCGAGGTGCGCGACGGGGTCGAGGCCCGCTTCGGCGTGCGCCTGGTCAACGAGCCGGTCACCGTCGGCTGCGCCCTCTGA
- a CDS encoding adenosine deaminase, whose translation MADQGAQQPREVSRLPKAHLHLHFTGSMRHGTLLELAERDGIVLPDSLVEDWPPLLSAADEKGWFRFQRLYDVARSVLRTPDDVRRLVLEAAEDDVRDGGRWLEIQVDPSGYAARFGGITEFTDLVLDCVRDASERTGLGIAVVIAANRTRHPLDARTLARLAAQYADRGVVGFGLSNDERRGRTEDFEGAFRIAERAGLALVPHGGELRGPDHVRTCLDRLGAQRLGHGVRSAEDPALLDRVVEAGVALEVCPVSNVSLGVYSDLTSVPLPQLLAAGATVALGADDPLLFGSRLAGQYATMRAAHELDDITLARLAEMSFAASRAPSDVLEAARRDIAAWLA comes from the coding sequence ATGGCGGACCAGGGGGCACAGCAGCCGCGCGAGGTGTCACGACTTCCCAAGGCACACCTGCACCTGCACTTCACCGGCTCGATGCGCCACGGCACGCTGCTCGAGCTCGCCGAGCGCGACGGCATCGTGCTGCCCGACTCCCTGGTGGAGGACTGGCCGCCGCTCCTCAGCGCCGCCGACGAGAAGGGCTGGTTCCGCTTCCAGCGCCTCTACGACGTGGCGCGCTCGGTGCTGCGCACGCCCGACGACGTACGCCGCCTCGTGCTCGAGGCGGCCGAGGACGACGTCCGCGACGGCGGGCGCTGGCTGGAGATCCAGGTGGACCCCAGCGGCTACGCGGCGCGCTTCGGCGGCATCACCGAGTTCACCGACCTGGTGCTCGACTGCGTCCGGGACGCCTCCGAGCGCACCGGGCTGGGCATCGCGGTCGTGATCGCCGCCAACCGCACGCGCCACCCGCTCGACGCCCGCACGCTGGCGCGCCTGGCCGCCCAGTACGCCGACCGGGGCGTGGTCGGCTTCGGGCTGTCCAACGACGAGCGGCGCGGGCGCACCGAGGACTTCGAGGGTGCCTTCCGGATCGCCGAGCGCGCGGGTCTGGCGCTGGTGCCGCACGGCGGCGAGCTCCGCGGTCCGGACCACGTGCGCACCTGTCTCGACCGGCTCGGGGCGCAGCGGCTCGGGCACGGCGTACGCAGCGCGGAGGATCCCGCCCTGCTCGACCGCGTCGTCGAGGCCGGCGTCGCGCTCGAGGTGTGCCCGGTCTCCAACGTCTCGCTCGGGGTCTACTCCGACCTCACGTCGGTGCCGCTCCCCCAGCTCCTCGCGGCCGGTGCGACGGTCGCGCTCGGCGCCGACGACCCGCTGCTCTTCGGCTCGCGCCTGGCCGGGCAGTACGCCACGATGCGCGCCGCCCACGAGCTCGACGACATCACGCTGGCTCGCCTCGCCGAGATGTCCTTCGCGGCATCCCGGGCGCCGTCCGACGTGCTCGAGGCTGCTCGTCGCGACATCGCCGCCTGGCTGGCTTGA